From Juglans regia cultivar Chandler chromosome 6, Walnut 2.0, whole genome shotgun sequence, the proteins below share one genomic window:
- the LOC109012891 gene encoding bHLH transcription factor RHL1, translated as MQPCSREMQGMNSLLNPPQISLQDLHNQQPQIQNSQIHHHQHHQVQNSHFDPTSQEDFLEQMFSTIPPPSYSWSDLNPTNLTKTAWELKPRDLSDESVPSNHDNNNVAFQFDDDSTLVSKLQNHQISGSAKSASAAAAAAAALMLQQHLLMSRGVSGTGAGESGLIQMPLSLGSDDVVDGSSSFKSANPGGEGSVQALYNGFAGSIHAPGQTPNQAQHFHHPQGQNYGAPGAVMNQAPASGSAGSAPAQPRQRVRARRGQATDPHSIAERLRRERIAERMKALQELVPNANKTDKASMLDEIIDYVKFLQLQVKVLSMSRLGGAAAVAPLVADMSPEGGGDCIQAGGGNGGSLGGRSSSSNGHQTASSNDSLTVTEHQVAKLMEEDMGSAMQYLQGKGLCLMPISLATAISTVTCHSRNPMIGNINHHSVLQSNGGEGPSSPSMSVLTVQSVTVGNGSGEAPVKDATSVSKP; from the exons ATGCAACCTTGTAGCAGAGAAATGCAGGGAATGAACTCTCTCTTAAACCCACCTCAAATCTCTCTCCAAGACCTCCATAACCAACAGCCACAGATCCAGAACTCTCAGATTCACCACCACCAGCATCACCAAGTCCAGAACTCCCACTTCGACCCCACCTCACAGGAAGACTTCTTGGAGCAAATGTTCTCCACCATCCCTCCTCCTTCCTATTCCTGGTCCGACCTCAACCCCACCAACCTTACCAAGACCGCCTGGGAACTCAAGCCCAGAGACCTCTCCGACGAGTCGGTTCCGTCCAACCATGACAACAACAATGTTGCTTTCCAGTTTGATGACGACTCCACCCTCGTCTCCAAGCTCCAAAACCACCAGATTAGTGGCTCTGCCAAGTCGGCTTCGGCTGCTGCCGCCGCGGCTGCTGCCTTGATGCTCCAGCAGCATCTCTTGATGTCCAGGGGTGTGAGCGGCACCGGAGCCGGCGAGTCTGGGCTGATTCAGATGCCGCTATCTTTGGGGTCAGACGACGTCGTTGATGGGTCTTCGTCTTTCAAATCTGCCAATCCG ggAGGTGAGGGTTCTGTTCAAGCTCTGTATAACGGGTTCGCTGGATCTATTCACGCACCGGGTCAAACACCTAACCAGGCTCAGCATTTTCACCATCCTCAG GGCCAAAACTACGGGGCTCCTGGTGCCGTGATGAACCAAGCTCCGGCGAGTGGTTCGGCCGGGAGTGCACCGGCTCAGCCAAGACAGAGGGTGAGGGCTCGGCGAGGTCAAGCCACTGACCCACACAGCATCGCCGAACGA TTACGAAGGGAGAGAATCGCCGAGAGAATGAAAGCCCTACAGGAACTGGTTCCCAATGCCAACAAG ACAGACAAGGCTTCAATGCTGGATGAGATCATAGACTACGTGAAATTCCTCCAGCTTCAAGTCAAG GTTCTGAGCATGAGCAGGTTGGGCGGTGCTGCTGCGGTCGCTCCCCTTGTTGCTGATATGTCACCTGAG GGTGGCGGTGACTGTATCCAAGCCGGTGGCGGCAATGGTGGGTCCCTCGGTGGGCGCAGCAGCTCCTCAAATGGCCACCAAACGGCGTCGTCTAACGACAGCCTGACGGTGACGGAACACCAGGTGGCGAAGTTGATGGAGGAGGATATGGGGTCTGCCATGCAATACCTCCAAGGTAAAGGTCTCTGCCTCATGCCCATCTCACTTGCCACGGCGATCTCCACCGTCACGTGTCATTCCAGGAACCCCATGATTGGCAATATTAACCACCACTCGGTGCTCCAATCCAACGGTGGCGAGGGCCCCTCCTCCCCCAGCATGTCGGTGTTGACCGTCCAGTCGGTCACTGTGGGTAACGGTTCCGGTGAGGCTCCCGTTAAGGACGCTACCTCCGTTTCCAAGCCGTGA
- the LOC109012894 gene encoding replication termination factor 2, whose amino-acid sequence MTLQIFVQSPEPQIPSQTLTLTPSSTQTLHHLKLSLLPKPITESFSSSFYFTLNGKPLPDSTLLESPQIAPLSTLVLRYRLSGGGGDGGATGAESRDCYLNMYAERKPDKVDPNEQKLSKWTNCALSNEPLREPCVIDRLGNVFNKEALVEALLGKKLPKEFGYIRGLKDMITVRFSRVPGAAESDENAGGRTLFQCPITGLEINGKYRFLALRNCGHVLSAKALKEVKSSACLVCHEEFQESDKIVINGSEEEVAVLRERMMEEKAKVREKKVKKNGEEGVGLEMSRLSGRKHGIDVKAVETVASGKLDANGKSANGGVVKESLKRFKAGDMAPANATKEVYASIFTSSKKSNFKETYSCRSLPLGRN is encoded by the coding sequence ATGACTCTCCAAATCTTCGTCCAATCCCCTGAGCCACAAATTCCCTCCCAGACCCTTACCCTAACTCCATCTTCAACACAAACCCTCCACcatctcaagctctctctccttcccaaacCCATAACCGAATCCTTTTCCTCCTCATTCTACTTCACCCTCAATGGCAAGCCCCTCCCTGACTCCACCCTGCTCGAAAGTCCCCAAATTGCCCCTCTTTCGACTCTGGTTTTACGCTACAGACTTTCCGGCGGTGGCGGCGATGGTGGTGCCACCGGGGCCGAGTCCCGCGATTGCTATCTCAACATGTACGCGGAGCGAAAGCCCGATAAGGTCGACCCCAACGAGCAGAAGCTATCTAAGTGGACAAATTGCGCGCTCTCTAACGAGCCATTGAGGGAACCCTGCGTAATCGATCGGCTCGGTAATGTTTTCAACAAGGAAGCGCTTGTGGAGGCGCTTCTGGGCAAGAAATTGCCCAAGGAATTCGGGTATATCAGGGGCTTGAAGGACATGATTACAGTTAGGTTTTCGAGGGTTCCAGGGGCGGCAGAATCAGATGAAAACGCGGGCGGCAGGACGCTGTTTCAGTGCCCAATTACCGGGCTCGAGATTAACGGAAAGTATAGGTTTTTGGCTTTGAGGAATTGTGGGCATGTTTTGAGTGCGAAGGCCTTGAAGGAAGTGAAGTCCTCGGCATGCCTTGTATGTCACGAGGAGTTTCAGGAATCGGATAAGATTGTGATAAATGGGAGCGAGGAGGAGGTGGCGGTGTTGAGGGAGAGGATGATGGAGGAGAAGGCGAAGGTgagggagaagaaagtgaagaagAATGGGGAGGAAGGTGTGGGATTGGAGATGTCACGTTTGAGTGGTAGGAAGCATGGGATCGATGTGAAGGCGGTGGAGACGGTGGCTTCCGGTAAATTGGATGCAAATGGGAAGTCTGCCAATGGTGGGGTGGTTAAAGAATCACTGAAGCGATTCAAGGCAGGGGATATGGCCCCGGCGAATGCTACCAAAGAAGTGTATGCTTCGATATTTACATCGTCTAAGAAGTCAAATTTTAAGGAAACATATTCTTGCAGATCTCTGCCGCTTGGTAGGAACTGA
- the LOC109012980 gene encoding cytochrome c oxidase assembly factor 6, whose translation MALEAYASRNADTVHADVLSEARQACYKARDAFYACLEKESNKTPTEIASVGLLYPSDCKGSRADFVKHCRASWVKHFDRQYCRNQRVQRLLDDKDSRRGPLTLPQPYTFKPPS comes from the exons ATGGCTTTGGAAGCCTACGCTTCACGAAACGCAGACACAGTCCACGCCGATGTTCTCTCCGAAGCCAGACAAGCTTGCTACAAG GCTCGGGATGCTTTCTATGCGTGTCTGGAAAAGGAGTCCAACAAGACACCCACGGAGATCGCTTCGGTTGGACTGCTTTACCCATCTGACTGCAAAGGATCGAGGGCCGATTTTGTCAAACACTGCCGGGCATCTTGG GTGAAGCATTTTGATAGGCAGTACTGTCGGAACCAGAGGGTGCAGAGGCTTTTGGATGACAAGGACTCGAGACGAGGTCCGTTGACGCTTCCGCAGCCTTACACTTTCAAGCCTCCGAGCTAA
- the LOC109012893 gene encoding 40S ribosomal protein S12-like yields the protein MSGEEGSVATETTPAPLGETMDITTALQLVLRKSLAHGGLARGLHEGAKVIEKHTAQLCVLAEDCDQPDYVKLVKALCADHSVKLMTVPSAKTLGEWAGLCKIDSEGKARKVIGCSCVVVKDFGEQTEGYNVIQEYVKSH from the exons ATGTCGGg AGAAGAAGGTTCTGTTGCAACCGAGACTACACCCGCACCTTTGGGTGAAACCATGGATATCACGACTGCCTTGCAGCTTGTGCTGAGGAAGTCACTCGCTCATGGTGGGCTTGCACGAGGGCTGCATGAAGGTGCCAAGGTGATTGAAAAGCATACTGCTCAGCTCTGTGTACTAGCTGAGGATTGCGACCAGCCAGATTATGTTAAACTGGTGAAGGCTCTTTGTGCCGATCACAGTGTCAAATTAATGACAGTGCCTAGTGCTAAAACTCTTGGCGAGTGGGCTGGT TTGTGTAAAATTGATTCTGAAGGGAAAGCGAGAAAGGTTATTGGTTGCTCCTGCGTTGTAGTTAAG GATTTTGGAGAGCAGACAGAGGGTTACAATGTTATCCAGGAGTATGTGAAGtcccattaa
- the LOC109012892 gene encoding NADP-dependent glyceraldehyde-3-phosphate dehydrogenase-like, whose translation MKSRRTFCIFYQINLPDVKEDHHQGEERRRGMAQLSTTQLAGICHAYPRLHTYPTVDQNPIESCKMINSSEILDGDVYKYYAEGEWKRSSSGKSVVIVNPTTRKMQYKVQACTQEEVNMVMETAKSAQKSWAKTPLWRRAELLHKAAAILKEHKAPIAECLVKEIAKPAKDSVTEVVRSGDLVSYCAEEGVRILGDGKFLVSDSFPGNERTKYCLTSKIPIGVVLAIPPFNYPVNLAVSKIAPALIAGNSIVLKPPTQGSVAALHMVHCFHLAGFPKGLISCVTGRGSEIGDFLTMHPGVNCISFTGGDTGIAISKKAGMVPLQMELGGKDACIVLEDADLDLVAANVIKGGFSYSGQRCTAVKVILVMESVADALVEKVKARVAKLTVGPPEEDCDITPVVSESSSNYIEELVKDAKQKGATLCQEYRREGNLIWPLLLDNVRPNMRIAWEEPFGPVLPVIRIRSVEEGIHHCNASNFGLQGCVFTKDINKAMLISDAMETGTVQINSAPARGPDHFPFQGIKDSGIGSQGITNSINMMTKVKTTVINLPTPSYTMG comes from the exons ATGAAATCAAGGAGAACTTTCtgtatattttatcaaataaatcTCCCTGATGTGAAAGAGGATCATCACCAAggagaagagaggaggagaggcaTGGCACAGCTTTCTACTACTCag CTGGCTGGTATTTGTCATGCGTATCCCCGTTTGCACACGTATCCTACTGTTGATCAGAATCCGATCGAGTCATGCAAAATGATCAATTCATCAG AGATTTTGGACGGAGATGTGTACAAGTATTACGCAGAAGGAGAGTGGAAGAGATCATCTTCAGGGAAAAGTGTTGTTATCGTCAACCCAACTACGAGAAAGATGCAGTACAAGGTTCAAG CTTGTACACAAGAAGAGGTAAATATGGTCATGGAAACGGCAAAAAGTGCTCAGAAATCATGGGCCAAGACTCCTCTTTGGAGGAGAGCAGAACTTCTTCACAAGGCTGCTGCTATCCTCAAAGAGCATAAAGCCCCAATTGCTGAGTGTCTCGTAAAAGAAATCGCAAAACCAGCTAAAGATTCAGTAACTGAG GTTGTGAGGTCTGGGGACCTGGTTTCTTACTGTGCTGAAGAGGGGGTTAGGATTCTGGGAGACGGAAAGTTCTTGGTTTCTGATAGTTTTCCTGGAAATGAGAGAACCAAATACTGCCTGACTTCTAAG ATTCCGATTGGGGTGGTTTTAGCCATTCCACCATTTAACTATCCTGTCAATCTTGCTGTGTCAAAGATTGCTCCCGCACTGATTGCTGGAAACTCCATCGTGCTCAAGCCTCCAACCCAG GGTTCTGTTGCTGCTCTTCATATGGTTCACTGTTTTCACTTGGCTGGTTTTCCCAAAGGCCTTATTAGTTGTGTTACTGGGAGAGGCTCTGAGATTGGTGACTTCCTTACTATGCATCCTGGGGTCAACTGTATAAG CTTCACTGGTGGAGACACAGGTATTGCAATTTCAAAAAAGGCAGGCATGGTTCCTCTTCAGATGGAATTGGGAGGAAAAGATGCCTGCATTGTACTTGAGGATGCTGACCTAGATTTGGTAGCAGCAAACGTAATAAAAGGGGGCTTTTCTTACAG TGGTCAAAGATGCACAGCAGTTAAGGTCATCTTGGTGATGGAATCTGTTGCTGATGCCTTGGTTGAGAAAGTGAAAGCAAGAGTTGCTAAGTTGACTGTTGGGCCACCTGAGGAGGACTGCGATATCACTCCCGTGGTGTCAGAGTCATCTTCTAATTACATTGAAGAGTTGGTTAAGGATGCTAAACAAAAAGGAGCCACACTTTGCCAAGAGTACCGAAGAGAGGGCAACCTCATTTGGCCGTTGTTGTTAGATAATGTTAGGCCTAATATGAGGATTGCATGGGAGGAACCATTTGGACCTGTTCTGCCAGTTATTAGGATCCGTTCTGTAGAAGAAGGAATCCACCATTGCAATGCTAGCAATTTTGGGCTCCAG GGCTGTGTCTTCACCAAGGACATCAACAAAGCAATGTTGATCAGTGATGCAATGGAGACTGGGACAGTTCAGATAAACTCAGCACCAGCTCGAGGACcagatcattttcctttccag GGCATAAAGGATAGTGGAATTGGGTCGCAAGGAATCACCAACAGCATAAACATGATGACTAAGGTCAAGACCACAGTCATCAACTTACCAACCCCTTCATACACCATGGGCTAG